A region of the Rhodothermus bifroesti genome:
TAAGGTTTAATGATATAATTGGAAACATGAATATTCCATTGCTTTTCAATCCAATTCTTCATATAGTTATTAATAAACCAAACATAATCCGCTCTCTTGACACTTTCTTTCTCCATAAAATCAATTTCTAAATCTCTAATACCAGGAAATTTTAGGTTATAGTGTAAGGTCCATAAGTGAGGACTATGTACACCAACAACAATTTTACAGTTTTTAAAAGCCAACCCTTGTTCTTTTGCAAGCATTGAATAAAATGCCAATCCCTGCCATTCATGAAAATGAATAACATCAAAACATTCTTGATATTTTTTTAGCCATTGATAAATTTCAAAAGATAAAGCCCTAGACAAAGATGAGCTTTTTAAACTACAATTATTTAGCAATGCAGAAAGTGGTATAACTTGAATATTGTTTTTGCGATAGTACTCTATCCATTTATAAGTAGAATTATCTACACGATGTCCTACATATAAAACAGTCACTTGCCAATCATTTTGGGCCAATAATTCTGCCAGCTCTGTATATGCAGTACCTATACCTCCATTTTTTACTATGCCCACAAAATCTGAAGCCACAATACAAACGCTTTTACTATTTATTCTTTTAATATCCAAGCTAGACTTAAATTCGTTCCACCTTTTGGATAACGTTTCTATAATTGAAAAGAGCTTTTCTGCATATATATCAAAAGAATATTTTTCTTCAGCATATCTTCTATATGCAAAAGAGTCATAAGTATCATTTATGACCTTATCAACAAATTCATTTACTGTTTTAAATAACCACGAATTAGGGTAAAGTTCATCAGAGCCAGGGAAATAATGGACTAATGGTTTAACACCACATGCTGCTGCTTCCAAAACACAATAAGGATTTCCTTCATGAATGCTTGGAAGTATCAAATAGTGTTTATCCTTCAACCAGTCAGATACATTTTCTATCCATCCACACCATATCACATTATCCTTCAGATCTAATTTATCAATAATATTTGTTAGGTATTGATCAATTTCTTCATTTTGCTTTATGCCTCCAATATACAATTTATATTTTTTGTCTAGCTCAACAAGTGCTTTAATACATTGAATAAGCAAGGATGGGTTTTTCCTATAATTTAGATATCCCAAATAAGCTATGTTATATCCTTTTTCTTTGACATGAAAGTCAAATTTATCAATATTAATTATACTTGGAATTATAGAAACGTCTAAAAAATCAAATTTGCTTAAATCTACTTTTTCCTTGATTAAATCGTAGACATGTTTGCTTGTAACAATCAGATGATCTACAAAATTCCAGTTTATGTTTTCAAACCAATTGGTAAAAACTTCATATCTATGCACTCTGCAAATCACGGCTGCGGTTTTTCTTAACGTATTGCTGGCCTGTGCTAAAATGGCATCGGCCCACTCGAACCATACAACATCTGCCCAATCTAGAGCGTCTTGAATTAATCGAAAGTCTACCTTTTCTGAGAAGTGATAGGCCCTGACATGATATCTTGCCGAAAATGCAATTTCTAAATCAATGATAAAACTGGTATTAGATCCACAAATAAAAGCAACTTTAATAGGATTTTCTGCAGTTTTAGGTTTACCTAGGTCAACTGTTTCTTCCAATTTCAATTTAATGGACAGTATTTCATATATTACATTCCCCAATATTTTTTCATATTTTACTTTCTCTTCATCATCAATATTTACATGGTATTTTAAATAAACTTCAGCTGCCAAGTCTAGGTGATTATATTTAATTAACGTATCCAAAAGATTAAAAAAGGCTTTCGCAAATGAAGGATCATATTGCAAAGCTTTTTCAAAATACTCTACGGCTTTTTCTACTTCACCCAGCTCAGCATAAACCAACCCTGCATCGTTGAGTGCCCGAGTGTTTTGAGGATCTACATCCAATACAGATTTAAAAAATCGCAAAGCTTCTCCATATTCCCCCCTCACAAAGAATTCTTCTCCGATTAAAACATTCCTGTTCATATCTATATTTATTTTAGTTAATATTGAATTCCGAAATAATATCGAAGATAAAATCTACGTAGGCACTTTCATGCTTTGACACAACATAGAGAGAGAAATACAAGAACTTTATCATGGGATTAACATTGTTTAAATGTAGAAGTTCTTGCATGTTGTGATGATAGTGACTCATATTTTCTTCAACAAAACTGTTAATATTTTCTAGATTTATTTTATGTTTTATTCCTATAAACTTCTTGATTTTTTCTATCTGTATGTTTCTGTGTTTATCGTTTAGCACATCTTCATAATTTACGATAATTTTGGGACTTGATCTTATATTTTTTAATATCAGCATATTATACTTAAACCAAAGTTTTAGGCCTTTTTCTAAAGGAAAATTGTTTCTTTTTTGTAGAGATTTGGCAACACTCAGAGGATTTCGCAGGCATACTACATATTTTATTTTATCATTAGGTATAACATCCTTCCAAAAAGGAAGTGTAAGACATGTCCTTGGATCTTTCCATCCCCATATTTTATACTTAGACATGTTTTTGTTTATAAATTCTATAACTCTAAATTTTAAATCCCTAAATTTATTCGACCTTTCCCAACCCTCATAAAAAATCGGAGGCTCACTCCAGGTATATTCTTTGTCAGCTGGACTACCTAATCTCCTTAGTATTTCATCATTCACTTCGACAAAGAATTTATTCTCCCAGAAACCTTTTGGATTGTCCGGTGCTGGTTTCAAAAAATCTTCTGCTTCACCTAGATAAACTCCTAACAGATTTAATATTCTAGATATCGTAGACGTCCCACTACGATGCATTCCCAAGATGATTACTACTTGAGAAGATTCCTCTACCAAAGCTTTCTGATCTTCAAAAATAGACTTATACTTTATTCTTTCTTCTCCATCTAAAATGTTCGATTTATATTGATGATATGCCTCTTGAGCTAAATCCCAAAAATCGTACTTCATTAACACGTCAAGCAAATTATAAAACGCACGCTCATGCGTAGGATCACAATGCAAAGCGTACTCGAAACACTCAACGGCTTTTTCTATCTGCCCGAGCTCAGCATAGGCCAGTCCGGCATCGTTTAAGGCATAGGTATTATCCGGATCCTCGCGTAATACCCTCTCGAAAAGATGCAACGCTTGCACATAAGATCCTTGTAGAAAATGATCTTCCCCTTGAAGCAATAGGGCCTTTAGGTTATCCTGCATCGAACCAAAGCGATTTTTGAAACTGGGAACACGCCCATATTTTTAACAAATCGGCTGCCAATCAGCCTTGAGTTTGCCCTGAGCTGCGTGGATCCAGATTAAAAAACGCGCAAAGTGCCTCAAAAAGCTCGGGGTGGCGATGGGCCAATAGCTCTGGCCGCTCGAAAAAGTTTTCCACTGCTACGGCAAAAAATTCGGCCGCACTGGTGGCTGCATATCGGCGCAGCACGGACCGTCCCTGACGCACTTTGACCATTTCTGCCCGCATCAGTCGCCGCCAAGCCTCAGCCGAAGCTGGATTAAGCAAGGTTGGAATCCCGTCCGCGTCTAGATTCTCAAAATCAAACAAATGCGCCAGCTCGTGCAGCACCACATTATCTCCGTCATGAGGGACTGCCCATCCCATCTCTACAGCCTTTGCCGACAGGATCACGGGTCCTTGTGCATGTGCCATGCCCTCATAGTCTCCCAAGGCATCTTCATCGTAGTCTTCGTTAAACCGACCCGCGTAAAAGAGAAATGTCCGACGTGCAGGCAGCTCCCAGTTAGGACGGCCATGAAGCAGTAGCGCAGCCCCTGCAGCTACCGCCAAGCGTAGCGTTTCCGTGACTTCAACCCCTACGCCTTCAAACCGCTGCTCGTCCAAAAAGAACTGCACGTCGCGCTCAAAGCGTCGCCGTCCTACTGCGTCTAGGCCTCGATAGAACGGCACATGCGCTTCCAACCATAGGCGCCACGCCGCGGGAAACGGTTGTCGCGCCACCCGCCAGCGCCGCCACGAAGGCCACATTCCCCATGCAAAGACCCCAAAGGCTATCAGCGCACCTACCCACATTCCTATACCCATCCGCACTCCTATCCAGCTAACCATTCCTCCCAGCACAAAAGCCAACACCCCGTAAACCCCAACTACAGCACGACGGACAATTTGCATGATATCGACCGTTTGGCCTATTCCATAAGGAAAAGTTGCCCTCTCTCCCGGGAAAATTATGCCCTACATGGCCTGTCTGCACAGGCTAAGGCGTCATTTTAAAGCCTCAAGCAGCTTGGCAGCGTCTTTGCCGTCGGCATTTCACGTGCGCAGCTAACCTTCTACGGCCCACCATGCTGCTTCGTCTCCAAAACGCTGCTGCTTCGATGACCGAGGCCTTGCGCCAGCAAGAACGGTTGGCCAACAATTTGGCCAACGTCAACACGGTTGGCTACAAACAAGAACGCTTTTTTGTGGAAGCCCTAAATGAACAACTGGACCTGGAACGGGCACCCCGCAGCGACCGCCGTCTTGCTCAATGGAATGAGCTCACGCAAGGTCCCTTAGAACCTACCGGCAACCCGCTCGACGTCGCCATCGAAGGCGAAGGGTTTTTTGTGGTCACCGACGAAACAACCGGGGCCACCTTCTACACCCGCTCTGGACAATTTATGCTCGACACTGAAGGGGTGCTGAGAACTATCGATGGCCTATTGGTTGAAGGTCAAAACGGCCCTATCCGCCTTTCACCCCTTGAGCAGCGCCAGCCCCTTTCCATCAGTCAAGACGGAGTGGTTCGTGCCGGAGAGCGCGAAATCGACCGCCTGCAGCTTGTACGCTTTGCCCACCCCGAAGCCCTATTCCGCGTGACAGGGGCTCGCTTCGAGGCTGCCGGCCAAACACCAGAACCCCTCGAAAATCCACGCCTACGTCCTGGATTTCTCGAAGGCAGCAACGTCAACCCTGTGCTCGCCATGACCGAAATGATCGAGCACTTTCATCGATTTGAAACCCAGCAAAAAGTCATTCAAACGACCGACCAACTGCTGGGACAAATTACCCGTGACCTTGGCAAATTCTAAACCAACCAGCGTGCGCTTATGCTACGTGCGCTCCGAACTGCTGCCCTGGGCATGAACGCCCAGCAAACCGGTGTCGATACCATTGCCCACAACCTGGCGAACGCTAATACGACCGGCTTTAAACAGGCCCGGGTGGTCTTTCAAGACCTGCTCTACCAGACCATCCAAACACCTGGCCAAGAAGAAGCCCAGGGCATCACACCGCCAGCCTCGATTCAGCTAGGCAGCGGGGTGGCCATTGTGGCCACTGTACGTCAATTTACCCAGGGAAGCCTTATCGAAACCGGTAACGCACTGGACCTTGCCATCAACGGTGACGGCTTTTTCCAAATCCGTCGGCCCGATGGATCGATTGTCTACACCCGCGACGGGACCTTCACGCTCAATGCCAACGGTACCCTGGTCACGCAAACGGGCCTACCGTTGGAACCAGAATTAAACGTCCCGCCCGACACCATCGAAATCCACATCAGCCAGGACGGGGCAGTCTCGGTAAGGCTCCAGGGCGCAACAGAAAGCGTGGAAATCGGCCAACTCGAACTCGCACGCTTCCCTAACCCAGCTGGACTACGGGCCATTGGAGGTAACCTTTACGAGCAGACCGAAGCTAGTGGCTTCCCTATCCTAGGTCCACCGGGTGAGGCCGGGTTTGGCACCGTTCGGCAAGGCTTCCTGGAGGCTGCTAATGTAGACATCGTACAAGAAATGGTTAATCTGATCACCGCGCAGCGGGCCTACGAGATCAACTCCAAAATGGTCACCACCAGCGAGGAAATGCTCCAAACGGCTAGCCAAATGAAACGGTAATGAAACGGGCTCTTCCCATAAGTGTCGCTCTCTGGACCCTGATGGGGCCGGCCATTGCCTCCGACCCCATCGACACGCGGCTTTTGGTTGCCGCCGACTCGCTGCTTGCAGCGGCTTTTCCAACGCTGCACGGTCACCTCAAGGCCAGCCTAATGCGGTATCAGGTGACGGCCAGTGGGCCCTTGCAGCTTCGGTTACCACCCACCACCAAAGATCCCATAGGACACCTGCAGGTCGATGTATGGGTCGCCGATGCTCAGCAGCTCTGGCGCAAAGTCGGCTGGGCGCTCTTTTTTGTGGCTCGCTACGATTCGGTTGTTGTTGCGCGACGTACGTTCCAGCGCGGGGATAACGTATCGGGAGCTGACCTGGCCATCGTCTGGCAGGAAACCACGCGGCTACGTACACCCCCCCTATCACCGCAGCAACTACGCCAGCTCCAAATGCAAGGGCCGCTCGAGGCCATGCGGCGCATTACAGCAGGAGAAGTGCTTCGCGCAGACGACCTCAAACCTCCACGGGCAGCTGCTACTGGCGAAACGGTCTGGATGCGCTACCGACGTGGAGCTCTAGAACTGCTGCTGCGCTGCCAAGCCCGCATGCCCGGCTACGTAGGCGACGAGATCGAACTCTATGCCCCACAAACACAAGCTACTTACCGGGCCCGCCTGACAGCACCCGGATGGGCTGAATGGATCGCAACCCTCCAAGCTTCTCGATAATGTGCCTATGCGTAGGGTTTTGTTCATATTCACTTGGCTAACGCTGGGCGCTCTACCGGCTGTAGCCCAAAACTCCTTGTATGCAGACCCCCGCGCTTTTCGCCAGGGGGATCTGCTTACCATTATTCTGGCCGAGCGTACCGCGGCACAACGCGAAAGCAATTACGAGCAAGCCGCTAACACCAAGCTGGGTGGCGCTGCGGCTGTAAGCGGTAGCTTAGGTGGGCGCTTTGGTCTCGATGCCACGTTCGTCCACGAAGGCAAATCGCGCAACGAAACCCTCCAGCGCGACCTGCTCACCGGCACAGTAACTGCAATCGTTGTGGGCGTCGACACAACGGGGAATTTGCTTATCGAAGGCGAACGGCGGCTCAATGTCAACGGAGTCACACACTTGATGCGTATTTCCGGACTGGTGCGTCCACTTGACGTGCGCTACGACAACACGGTGTTTTCCTACCAGATTGCGCAGGCACGGATCGAATACCACCAGAGCGACGGCCTCACGCGCAAGTTTTTCCGACCGGGCTTCTTTACACGCCTAGGCGCACTGGTACTCCTTGGCGCAGCAATTGCTTGGGGTACACAATAAACAGGGAAAGGCCATGCGTCGCTGTTTTATTTGGCTTGGACTGATCGCGTTCTTCTGGCCGCTTCGTGCGGCTGGTCAGCAAGCAGGCCAAGCGCGTCTAAAAGATCTCATCATGCTTGAAGGTGCTGCACCTGTGCAGCTTGTCGGCTATGGGCTTGTAGTGGGGCTGAACCGCACAGGCGACTTGGCAAGGGGCCAACGCGGCTCACCCTACACCGTGCAAAGCATCGCCAACATGCTACGGCGTTTTGGCATCACAGTAGATCCTGCACTGCTTCAAGCGCGCAATGCTGCTGCCGTCATGGTAACAGCGACGCTGGACCCGTTTGCTGGTCCTGGTTCTCGTATAGACGTAACGGTTTCGGCTCTGGGCGATGCGCGTTCGCTTTCGGGTGGTGTGCTCCTGCAAACGCCTCTGCTCGATCCTGCAAGCGGCCAAGTGTACGCTGTGGCGCAGGGACCTGTCTCAACTGGAGCAGTGTTGGCTTCCAGTTTCGGATCTTCCGTACAAATTAATCACACCAACACCGGCCGCGTGCCGGGCGGCGGTCTGGTCACACACCCCCTGCCGGTGCAGCTTAACGGCTCCCAATTAGGGCTGGTACTCAAACGGCCCGACTTCACCAATGCCACACGCATTGCAGAGGCCATTAATGCCCGCTATCCGAACGCAGCTGAAGTGGTGCATGCTGGACTGGTTCGCCTAAGCGTTCCCAATGGCATCGACAACCCAGCCCAACTTTTGGCCGAACTGGAGGGGTTGAGCGTAGCCGTTGACATTCCAGCCCGGGTAGTGATCAACGAACGCACGGGAACCATTGTCGCAGGCGGTAACGTGCGCATTAGCGAAGTCATGATCACCTACGGCAGTTTGGTCATCGCAACGCAAGCGGATCCCTTTGTGTCTCAACCCCTACCTTTTAGCCGAGGCGAAACGGTCACCGGAGCCCGCGCCACCGTTGAAGTCCAGGAAGAGGTTACGCGCTCGGTCGTGCTAGGTCCTAACGCGGATGTAGCCCAACTGGCTGCCGCACTTAACGAGCTGGGGCTAACTGCCCGCGACATCATTGCCATCTTTCAGGCTATCGATCGTGCCGGTGCCCTTCAGGGGGAACTGGTCATTCTCTAAAACACGACCCGCCATGCCTACAGAAATTACTGCGGCCACAAGCGGTAGCGGCACGCGAGCCCTGCTAGGGCTGCGTCAACCCCGCACACCAGAAGAGGCAGCGCAACAGTTTGAAGAAATCTTGCTGCGCCAGTTTGTCCATACCATGACGCGCAACCTGTTTCGCAGTTCACTCGACGGAGAGGAAGCGCCTGGCTGGATGGAAAGCTACCGAGATACGCAACGCGACGTATTGGCTGATGTACTGGCACGCCACCTAGCAGCGCAAGATCGACTAGGGATTGCTGAGCTATTGCTACGCCAGTGGCAGCGTGCCGGGTTTATCGATGCGGAATCTACCCAAAAGGTTAAACAAGCGCTATGAATCCTTCCCAGGTCAACAGCCCTGCCAGCCTAGTGCAGCAGCTCATCGGTACGTTGCACCAGGAGCTTGCCTTATTTGCCGAGCTGGAGCAATGCCTGGAGACGCAGCTTGACGCGCTGCGCCAGCACAACGTGGAAGCCTTAGAAGAGGCTGCAATGGCCACCAGTAACCGACTTACCCGTCTGGAACGGCTTGAGCAAACACGCCTACGCCAAGGGCGACTGCTGCGACGCATTTTAAAACTAGAGCCCTCAGCTTCTGGAGAACAACTCTTAACTGCTCTAGCAGCCCTCCCTGAAGGGGCTTCCGCAACGCAAACCTTACGCCAACTTCAGCAAGCCTTGCAGACCCAGCAAGAACGCACGCGTCGCCAGTGTGAAACGCTTGAGTTTGCATTACAATACGCGATACATATAGGACAAGAGCTCCTAGAATTCCTACAGGAGCTCGAGCAGCCAGCCACTGCCCGCGTCTACACCCCCACAGGCCGCACGACCCCAGCCTCACCCCAGCGCTCAGTGGTTAACCAAGTAGGGTAAAGCGGGCATGAGTATCCATCAACTGTTTAGCCTGACGCGCCGATCGTTTCAAACGATCCAGGCTGCCATCAACACTGCTGGACAGAACGTAGCCAATGCGAACACAGAAGGCTACGCGCGCCGTCGTGTAACGCTCGAAGCGGTCAACCTACGCGACGTAGGCATCCATATGGCTTTACCTCCTCGTTCGGCTACCGGGTTAGGGGTTTCTGTAGCTACTTACGAGCGGTTGCGCGACCATCTGCTTGACGTGGCCCTATGGAACAGCCAAGCCAGTCTAGGTGCTGCCGACGAAGAATCGCGCATTTTTCAGGTGCTCGAAAGCCTCTTAGCCAGCAACGACAAAACCGGTCTGCCGGCGCTGCTTAACGAATTCTGGAACCGATGGGCAGACCTGGCCGACCATCCCATGGACACCGGCGTGCGCGAAGCCCTCTACGGCCAAGCCCAAACGCTTGTCGATACGTTCCATCGCCTAGCACGCGACTTGGAGACCCTTCAGGGACAAACGCTGACGGCGCTGCAAGAAAATGTTGACAAGGTCAACACCTTGTTTAAAGCATTGGCCGAGCTGAACGTAGCCATTCGTGAAGCCCGACTGCGCGGAAACCCCGATCTGGTTGCCGAAGACCGTCGCGACGCGCTCGTTAAGCAACTTGCCGAACACCTGCCCATTCAGGTGCAGGCGCAAGAGGACGGAACGTACCACCTTATCGTAAGCGGCATGGCCGTGGTTCAGGGCGACCAGGTTCTGCCGCTCACGCTGAGTCTTAGTGGTTCGGTTCCTTCGCTTACGTTTGGCACAACCGGAATTCCTTTCCGCGCGCCCCAAGGCCAAGATGGGAAAATTGGCGCGCAAATGCGCCTGCTAACCCAAACCCTACCTGAGGTTCGCCAAGATCTCGATACACTGGCTGCTACCCTCGTAAGCAGCGTCAACACGCTGCATACTGCTGGCTATGGCTTAGATGGACTCACCGGCAGACCGTTCTTTGATCCGGCAGCTACAACAGCTGCCACCAT
Encoded here:
- the flgG gene encoding flagellar basal-body rod protein FlgG — protein: MLRALRTAALGMNAQQTGVDTIAHNLANANTTGFKQARVVFQDLLYQTIQTPGQEEAQGITPPASIQLGSGVAIVATVRQFTQGSLIETGNALDLAINGDGFFQIRRPDGSIVYTRDGTFTLNANGTLVTQTGLPLEPELNVPPDTIEIHISQDGAVSVRLQGATESVEIGQLELARFPNPAGLRAIGGNLYEQTEASGFPILGPPGEAGFGTVRQGFLEAANVDIVQEMVNLITAQRAYEINSKMVTTSEEMLQTASQMKR
- the flgK gene encoding flagellar hook-associated protein FlgK; translated protein: MSIHQLFSLTRRSFQTIQAAINTAGQNVANANTEGYARRRVTLEAVNLRDVGIHMALPPRSATGLGVSVATYERLRDHLLDVALWNSQASLGAADEESRIFQVLESLLASNDKTGLPALLNEFWNRWADLADHPMDTGVREALYGQAQTLVDTFHRLARDLETLQGQTLTALQENVDKVNTLFKALAELNVAIREARLRGNPDLVAEDRRDALVKQLAEHLPIQVQAQEDGTYHLIVSGMAVVQGDQVLPLTLSLSGSVPSLTFGTTGIPFRAPQGQDGKIGAQMRLLTQTLPEVRQDLDTLAATLVSSVNTLHTAGYGLDGLTGRPFFDPAATTAATIALSTDVQADRRAIAASGDPTAPGDNSTARQIAALRDTLLLAGGSETTETFALNLAGRIGSAARDANDRLTRNRAVVDHLDVLQQGVMGVSLDEELANLIRFQQAYAATARVLDTARQMMDTLLSL
- a CDS encoding zinc-dependent peptidase produces the protein MQIVRRAVVGVYGVLAFVLGGMVSWIGVRMGIGMWVGALIAFGVFAWGMWPSWRRWRVARQPFPAAWRLWLEAHVPFYRGLDAVGRRRFERDVQFFLDEQRFEGVGVEVTETLRLAVAAGAALLLHGRPNWELPARRTFLFYAGRFNEDYDEDALGDYEGMAHAQGPVILSAKAVEMGWAVPHDGDNVVLHELAHLFDFENLDADGIPTLLNPASAEAWRRLMRAEMVKVRQGRSVLRRYAATSAAEFFAVAVENFFERPELLAHRHPELFEALCAFFNLDPRSSGQTQG
- a CDS encoding glycosyltransferase; protein product: MNRNVLIGEEFFVRGEYGEALRFFKSVLDVDPQNTRALNDAGLVYAELGEVEKAVEYFEKALQYDPSFAKAFFNLLDTLIKYNHLDLAAEVYLKYHVNIDDEEKVKYEKILGNVIYEILSIKLKLEETVDLGKPKTAENPIKVAFICGSNTSFIIDLEIAFSARYHVRAYHFSEKVDFRLIQDALDWADVVWFEWADAILAQASNTLRKTAAVICRVHRYEVFTNWFENINWNFVDHLIVTSKHVYDLIKEKVDLSKFDFLDVSIIPSIINIDKFDFHVKEKGYNIAYLGYLNYRKNPSLLIQCIKALVELDKKYKLYIGGIKQNEEIDQYLTNIIDKLDLKDNVIWCGWIENVSDWLKDKHYLILPSIHEGNPYCVLEAAACGVKPLVHYFPGSDELYPNSWLFKTVNEFVDKVINDTYDSFAYRRYAEEKYSFDIYAEKLFSIIETLSKRWNEFKSSLDIKRINSKSVCIVASDFVGIVKNGGIGTAYTELAELLAQNDWQVTVLYVGHRVDNSTYKWIEYYRKNNIQVIPLSALLNNCSLKSSSLSRALSFEIYQWLKKYQECFDVIHFHEWQGLAFYSMLAKEQGLAFKNCKIVVGVHSPHLWTLHYNLKFPGIRDLEIDFMEKESVKRADYVWFINNYMKNWIEKQWNIHVSNYIIKPYPLFLDAIGVDTEQKNKCNKLNLIFFGRLEFRKGLDIFCQALNLIKNTEVAHCIDQIFFLGKDVKIEGKNSKKYIQEKSKGWPWKNNILSNFDRNEALEFIKNCNNAIIVMPYRMDNSPLSVYECLALKKRFLVTNVGGIPELIHPDDHAYCLFEPNAAALAHALSEALTKLPPIPRPAIDQKENRKSWVAWHNALVRAERRAPNLKNLEDRNPLVSVCLVHYNRPHFLEQAINSLLNQTYHKYEVILVDDGSDKPEALQFLEDIKDLFEERKWKILKQKNKYVSAARNWGAKHAAGEYVMFMDDDNLAKDFEIETFVTAALNSNADILTCVADNFKTEEDFVLNLPVARYIPLGGFLELGCIENVFGDANMLVKLKVFHELGGFNELRNFAFQDWEFLIRACLNGYKISVVPEPLFWYRIHGENISRGYNNYNNHLLKLEPYLQKPILDVYKKLFFVLNSIHNVD
- a CDS encoding flagellar hook-basal body protein; translated protein: MLLRLQNAAASMTEALRQQERLANNLANVNTVGYKQERFFVEALNEQLDLERAPRSDRRLAQWNELTQGPLEPTGNPLDVAIEGEGFFVVTDETTGATFYTRSGQFMLDTEGVLRTIDGLLVEGQNGPIRLSPLEQRQPLSISQDGVVRAGEREIDRLQLVRFAHPEALFRVTGARFEAAGQTPEPLENPRLRPGFLEGSNVNPVLAMTEMIEHFHRFETQQKVIQTTDQLLGQITRDLGKF
- the flgA gene encoding flagellar basal body P-ring formation chaperone FlgA gives rise to the protein MKRALPISVALWTLMGPAIASDPIDTRLLVAADSLLAAAFPTLHGHLKASLMRYQVTASGPLQLRLPPTTKDPIGHLQVDVWVADAQQLWRKVGWALFFVARYDSVVVARRTFQRGDNVSGADLAIVWQETTRLRTPPLSPQQLRQLQMQGPLEAMRRITAGEVLRADDLKPPRAAATGETVWMRYRRGALELLLRCQARMPGYVGDEIELYAPQTQATYRARLTAPGWAEWIATLQASR
- the flgN gene encoding flagellar export chaperone FlgN produces the protein MNPSQVNSPASLVQQLIGTLHQELALFAELEQCLETQLDALRQHNVEALEEAAMATSNRLTRLERLEQTRLRQGRLLRRILKLEPSASGEQLLTALAALPEGASATQTLRQLQQALQTQQERTRRQCETLEFALQYAIHIGQELLEFLQELEQPATARVYTPTGRTTPASPQRSVVNQVG
- a CDS encoding flagellar basal body L-ring protein FlgH; translated protein: MRRVLFIFTWLTLGALPAVAQNSLYADPRAFRQGDLLTIILAERTAAQRESNYEQAANTKLGGAAAVSGSLGGRFGLDATFVHEGKSRNETLQRDLLTGTVTAIVVGVDTTGNLLIEGERRLNVNGVTHLMRISGLVRPLDVRYDNTVFSYQIAQARIEYHQSDGLTRKFFRPGFFTRLGALVLLGAAIAWGTQ
- a CDS encoding flagellar basal body P-ring protein FlgI; protein product: MRRCFIWLGLIAFFWPLRAAGQQAGQARLKDLIMLEGAAPVQLVGYGLVVGLNRTGDLARGQRGSPYTVQSIANMLRRFGITVDPALLQARNAAAVMVTATLDPFAGPGSRIDVTVSALGDARSLSGGVLLQTPLLDPASGQVYAVAQGPVSTGAVLASSFGSSVQINHTNTGRVPGGGLVTHPLPVQLNGSQLGLVLKRPDFTNATRIAEAINARYPNAAEVVHAGLVRLSVPNGIDNPAQLLAELEGLSVAVDIPARVVINERTGTIVAGGNVRISEVMITYGSLVIATQADPFVSQPLPFSRGETVTGARATVEVQEEVTRSVVLGPNADVAQLAAALNELGLTARDIIAIFQAIDRAGALQGELVIL
- a CDS encoding peptidoglycan hydrolase, giving the protein MPTEITAATSGSGTRALLGLRQPRTPEEAAQQFEEILLRQFVHTMTRNLFRSSLDGEEAPGWMESYRDTQRDVLADVLARHLAAQDRLGIAELLLRQWQRAGFIDAESTQKVKQAL
- a CDS encoding tetratricopeptide repeat protein, which gives rise to MQDNLKALLLQGEDHFLQGSYVQALHLFERVLREDPDNTYALNDAGLAYAELGQIEKAVECFEYALHCDPTHERAFYNLLDVLMKYDFWDLAQEAYHQYKSNILDGEERIKYKSIFEDQKALVEESSQVVIILGMHRSGTSTISRILNLLGVYLGEAEDFLKPAPDNPKGFWENKFFVEVNDEILRRLGSPADKEYTWSEPPIFYEGWERSNKFRDLKFRVIEFINKNMSKYKIWGWKDPRTCLTLPFWKDVIPNDKIKYVVCLRNPLSVAKSLQKRNNFPLEKGLKLWFKYNMLILKNIRSSPKIIVNYEDVLNDKHRNIQIEKIKKFIGIKHKINLENINSFVEENMSHYHHNMQELLHLNNVNPMIKFLYFSLYVVSKHESAYVDFIFDIISEFNIN